The following are encoded together in the Candidatus Eisenbacteria bacterium genome:
- the pal gene encoding peptidoglycan-associated lipoprotein Pal translates to MRLTPRIASATSLGLLIVLALAPGCASRKKVSSQGQIEPPPTETTPPPPSETTPPPPPSGETGERLSIEDAFFDFDDYSLRQDAKSALERDGKYLEKNSRTNVVIEGHCDERGSVEYNLALGEKRARAAKEYLMSYGVSGNRLTTISYGKERPFDPGHEESAWAKNRRAHIVPK, encoded by the coding sequence ATGCGCCTAACGCCACGGATCGCCTCCGCTACGTCGCTTGGGCTCCTGATCGTGCTCGCCCTGGCACCGGGCTGCGCCTCAAGGAAGAAAGTCAGCTCGCAGGGGCAGATCGAGCCCCCGCCCACCGAAACGACCCCTCCGCCTCCTTCCGAGACGACCCCACCGCCTCCCCCTTCGGGCGAAACGGGCGAAAGGCTCTCGATCGAGGATGCTTTTTTCGATTTCGACGACTACTCGCTCCGTCAGGACGCCAAGTCGGCGCTCGAGCGAGACGGCAAGTACCTCGAGAAGAACTCCAGGACGAACGTCGTGATCGAAGGGCATTGCGACGAGCGCGGCTCGGTCGAGTACAACCTGGCGCTCGGGGAGAAACGGGCCCGCGCCGCCAAGGAGTACCTCATGAGCTACGGCGTATCGGGCAACCGGCTCACGACGATCTCGTACGGAAAGGAGCGCCCCTTCGACCCCGGCCATGAGGAGTCGGCCTGGGCCAAGAATCGCCGCGCTCATATCGTTCCCAAATGA
- the ybgF gene encoding tol-pal system protein YbgF, protein MTVRPRYLIAGAVAAAIAAAGCAPSGYYRSTSSSLDSLLTTQAQMQRRLAALEQKVESTREGVQATRASSDTRLSELNQRMDMLQGKLEESGVRFTQLAQKVENVKQRISSSDSVRVATGGRSTRDSTAGGMDPEEAYQAAYSDLASGRYGLAKEAFTEYLRRYPDTEVSDNAQYWIGECAYALGDFQGAIEAFKKIAEKYPRGDKVPAALLKTGIAYARLKDMDQAKRYYGMVIQRYPRSDEARLARERLAQKG, encoded by the coding sequence ATGACGGTGCGCCCTCGATACCTAATCGCGGGCGCGGTGGCTGCGGCGATCGCGGCGGCCGGCTGCGCGCCCTCGGGCTACTATCGCTCGACCTCCAGCTCGCTCGACAGCCTTCTCACGACCCAGGCGCAGATGCAGCGCCGCCTCGCCGCGCTCGAACAAAAGGTGGAGAGCACGCGCGAGGGGGTTCAGGCGACCCGGGCGAGCTCCGACACGCGCCTCTCCGAGCTGAACCAGAGAATGGACATGCTCCAGGGAAAGCTCGAGGAATCCGGAGTGCGCTTCACGCAGCTCGCGCAGAAGGTCGAGAACGTGAAACAGAGGATTTCCTCATCGGACAGCGTACGCGTCGCCACCGGCGGGCGCTCCACGCGCGATTCCACGGCGGGGGGCATGGACCCGGAGGAGGCGTACCAGGCCGCGTACTCGGACCTCGCTTCGGGGCGCTACGGCCTCGCGAAGGAGGCCTTCACGGAATACCTGCGCCGCTATCCCGACACGGAAGTTTCCGACAACGCGCAGTACTGGATCGGGGAGTGCGCGTACGCCCTCGGAGATTTCCAGGGCGCGATCGAGGCGTTCAAGAAAATCGCCGAGAAATATCCCCGGGGGGACAAGGTCCCCGCGGCGCTGCTCAAGACCGGGATCGCCTACGCCCGACTCAAGGATATGGATCAGGCGAAGCGCTACTACGGGATGGTGATCCAGAGGTATCCGAGGAGCGACGAGGCCCGGCTGGCGCGCGAGCGCCTCGCGCAGAAGGGCTGA
- a CDS encoding methyltransferase domain-containing protein translates to MPQAPSYQQPDLVTVWDKVSERYRNIDLAAPDHRANMERFLERVGPPAGRSFCEVGSGSGTTSAALAQRGARVTLVDISPRSLAFARGHFQGLGLRGHYAIQDGLHLGFRDGAFDVVWNGGVIEHFTDEGKVALIREMYRITRPGGLLLIVVPNARDLPFRLGKWIAERRGKWIFGYEDDLSEARFRRLAERAGLPRVEFSAHNPIVGWWFLPYGRWLTDRLGLNTTRWHAKQTRFGHALSLAARKP, encoded by the coding sequence ATGCCCCAGGCTCCTTCCTACCAGCAGCCCGATCTTGTCACGGTCTGGGACAAGGTTTCGGAGCGCTACCGGAACATCGATCTCGCGGCGCCGGACCACCGGGCCAACATGGAACGGTTCCTCGAACGCGTCGGCCCGCCCGCGGGTCGCTCCTTCTGCGAAGTCGGCTCCGGCTCCGGTACGACGAGCGCGGCTCTCGCCCAGAGGGGCGCGCGGGTCACGCTGGTCGACATCTCGCCGAGATCGCTCGCGTTCGCGCGGGGGCATTTCCAAGGGCTGGGGCTTCGGGGGCACTACGCGATCCAAGACGGGCTTCACCTCGGATTTCGCGACGGCGCCTTCGACGTCGTCTGGAACGGGGGCGTGATCGAGCACTTCACCGACGAGGGGAAGGTGGCGCTGATCCGCGAGATGTATCGGATCACGCGGCCCGGCGGCCTTCTTCTCATCGTGGTTCCGAACGCGCGTGATCTGCCGTTTCGCCTCGGGAAATGGATCGCGGAACGGCGCGGGAAGTGGATCTTCGGCTACGAGGACGACCTCTCGGAGGCGCGCTTCAGGAGGCTGGCGGAGCGCGCCGGGCTCCCGCGGGTCGAATTCTCCGCGCACAACCCCATTGTCGGGTGGTGGTTTTTACCCTACGGGCGCTGGCTCACGGATCGGCTGGGGCTCAACACGACGCGGTGGCATGCCAAGCAGACGAGGTTTGGCCACGCGCTCTCCCTGGCGGCGAGGAAACCGTAG
- the clpB gene encoding ATP-dependent chaperone ClpB, whose amino-acid sequence MRFDRLTTKSQEALAAAQERADRAGHPEIEPEHLLAELLEQKDGAVRPILETAKIPLDRLQRALEARFKQLPKVSGARQVVVSAALRQIIENAETEAERLQDQYVSTEHLLLAMVDPAVSQEAGRILREAGATREAIYHALLSVRGGEQVVDPNPEEKYQALAKYARDLTDLARKGKLDPVIGRDEEIRRVIQVLSRRTKNNPVLIGEPGVGKTAIVEGLAQRIVSGDVPEGLKDRRVVALDLGALLAGAQYRGQFEERLKAVLKEVTRAEGQVILFIDELHTLVGAGAAEGALDASNLLKPALARGELHCIGATTIDEYRKRIEKDAALERRFQPILVGEPSVEDTIAILRGLKERYEVHHGVKIQDAALIAAATLSHRYLTERQLPDKAIDLIDEAASRLRIEIDSMPAEIDVLERRKRQLEIELRALERERDPVSKERRREIEEEIARSEKELGRLRAHWEKERDLIGKIRQTKERIESLKIEEQRAERAGDLGRVAEIRYGSIAGLEKELQKLSTDLATLQKDLKILKEEVDAEDIAEVVARWSGIPVQRLLEGELAKLLHMEERLTQRVVGQDEAVRAVSDAVRRARAGLQDPNRPLGSFLFLGPTGVGKTELVRALAEFLFDDERAMVRIDMSEYMEKHSVARLIGSPPGYVGFEEGGQLTEAVRRRPYSVVLLDEIEKAHPDVAQILLQILEDGRLTDGQGRTVDFRNTLIAMTSNIGSDLILESGGESGEAMRNRLMAALRGHFRPELLNRIDEILIFEPLSRESLRQIVKLELGKVERRLKEKEISLEADDEVLDFLAREGYDPVFGARPLRRLIERRIQNPLAAGLLKGEFHPGDAVHISVKGRGEELRFERLAKAFSA is encoded by the coding sequence ATGCGCTTCGACCGTCTAACAACCAAGAGCCAGGAAGCTCTCGCCGCGGCGCAAGAGCGCGCCGACCGAGCGGGCCATCCCGAGATCGAGCCCGAGCACCTCCTGGCCGAGCTGCTCGAACAGAAAGACGGCGCGGTCCGTCCGATCCTCGAGACCGCCAAGATTCCGCTCGACCGCCTTCAGCGGGCGCTCGAGGCACGATTCAAGCAGCTCCCCAAGGTGTCGGGGGCAAGGCAGGTCGTCGTCTCCGCGGCGCTCCGGCAAATCATCGAGAACGCCGAGACCGAAGCGGAGCGGCTCCAGGACCAGTACGTCAGCACCGAGCATCTCCTCCTCGCGATGGTCGATCCCGCCGTGTCCCAGGAGGCGGGGCGCATCCTCCGCGAAGCCGGAGCCACGCGCGAGGCGATCTACCACGCGCTCCTGAGCGTCCGCGGCGGAGAACAGGTCGTCGATCCCAATCCCGAGGAGAAATACCAGGCGCTCGCGAAGTACGCCCGCGATCTGACCGATCTCGCGCGCAAGGGAAAGCTCGATCCGGTGATCGGGCGCGACGAGGAGATCCGGCGCGTGATCCAGGTGCTCTCGAGGCGCACGAAGAACAATCCCGTGCTGATCGGCGAGCCCGGCGTGGGAAAGACCGCGATCGTCGAGGGGCTCGCGCAGAGGATCGTGAGCGGCGACGTGCCGGAGGGGCTCAAGGACCGCCGCGTGGTCGCGCTCGATCTGGGGGCTCTCCTCGCCGGCGCGCAGTACCGCGGGCAGTTCGAGGAGCGGCTCAAAGCGGTCTTGAAGGAGGTCACGCGCGCCGAGGGCCAGGTGATCCTCTTCATCGACGAGCTGCACACGCTGGTGGGCGCGGGGGCCGCGGAGGGCGCGCTGGACGCCTCGAACCTCCTGAAGCCCGCGCTCGCCCGCGGGGAGCTTCACTGCATCGGCGCGACCACGATCGACGAGTATCGGAAGCGGATCGAGAAGGACGCCGCGCTCGAGAGGCGTTTCCAGCCGATCCTCGTCGGCGAGCCCTCGGTCGAGGACACGATCGCGATCCTCCGGGGCCTGAAGGAGCGCTACGAAGTCCACCACGGCGTGAAAATCCAGGACGCCGCGCTCATAGCCGCGGCGACGCTCTCGCACCGGTATCTGACCGAGCGCCAGCTTCCCGACAAGGCGATCGATCTGATCGACGAAGCGGCCTCGCGGCTCCGGATCGAGATCGACAGCATGCCGGCCGAGATCGACGTCCTCGAGCGGAGGAAACGCCAGCTCGAGATCGAGCTCCGAGCGCTCGAGCGGGAGCGCGACCCGGTCTCGAAGGAGCGCCGGCGCGAGATCGAGGAGGAGATCGCCCGGTCCGAGAAGGAGCTGGGGCGGCTCCGCGCGCACTGGGAGAAGGAGCGCGACCTGATCGGGAAGATCCGGCAAACGAAGGAGCGGATCGAGAGCCTGAAGATCGAGGAGCAGCGGGCGGAGCGCGCGGGGGATCTCGGACGCGTCGCGGAAATCCGTTACGGATCGATCGCCGGCCTCGAGAAGGAGCTTCAGAAGCTGAGCACCGATCTCGCCACCCTCCAGAAGGACCTCAAGATCCTGAAAGAGGAGGTGGACGCGGAGGACATCGCCGAGGTGGTCGCGCGGTGGAGCGGCATTCCGGTGCAACGGCTCCTCGAGGGGGAGCTGGCGAAGCTGCTGCACATGGAGGAGCGCCTCACGCAGCGGGTCGTGGGCCAAGACGAGGCGGTTCGAGCCGTGTCGGACGCGGTCCGGCGCGCCCGGGCGGGGCTCCAGGACCCCAACCGCCCGCTCGGCTCGTTTCTCTTCCTCGGCCCGACCGGTGTGGGAAAAACGGAGCTGGTGCGCGCGCTGGCGGAATTTCTCTTCGACGACGAGCGCGCGATGGTTCGGATCGACATGTCGGAATACATGGAGAAGCACTCCGTCGCCCGCCTCATCGGCTCCCCGCCGGGGTACGTCGGCTTCGAGGAAGGGGGTCAGCTCACGGAAGCGGTGCGCCGGCGCCCCTATTCGGTGGTCCTCCTCGATGAAATCGAGAAGGCGCATCCCGATGTCGCCCAGATCCTGCTTCAGATCCTGGAGGACGGGCGGCTCACGGACGGGCAGGGAAGGACCGTCGATTTCAGGAACACGCTGATCGCGATGACGAGCAATATCGGAAGCGATCTCATCCTCGAGTCGGGCGGGGAGTCGGGCGAGGCCATGCGGAACCGCCTCATGGCGGCCCTCCGGGGACATTTCCGTCCGGAGCTCCTGAACCGAATCGACGAGATCCTGATCTTCGAGCCGCTCTCGAGAGAGTCGCTCCGGCAGATCGTCAAGCTCGAGCTGGGCAAGGTGGAGCGGCGCCTCAAGGAGAAAGAGATTTCCCTCGAGGCGGACGACGAGGTGCTCGATTTCCTGGCGCGCGAAGGATACGACCCGGTTTTCGGCGCGCGTCCGCTCCGTCGCTTGATCGAGCGCCGCATTCAGAACCCGCTCGCCGCGGGATTGCTGAAGGGCGAGTTTCATCCGGGCGACGCCGTTCACATCAGCGTGAAGGGGCGCGGTGAGGAGCTCCGGTTCGAGAGGCTCGCCAAGGCGTTTTCCGCTTGA